A single genomic interval of Macadamia integrifolia cultivar HAES 741 chromosome 6, SCU_Mint_v3, whole genome shotgun sequence harbors:
- the LOC122081383 gene encoding uncharacterized protein LOC122081383: MGCASSKRIEATLAVDVYRPAPTSFAVFDINSIEEPWLKADDPQQQQDEKPTILPAPILEKLDAFELVSKGPQSWSEVSKALEDLKPTIDNPVIPTPLPPPKPNLSNSKPTSRKSLPFRTLEELDSKLPSPPEPTQLKKPQSMTRKPELKTTEQPIDSGGYKPVKENIFILRDKLEKEKEGNNSKLDHLLTLRRDPLSDYKEKCPPGGADSVVLYTTTLRGVRRTFEDCNRARSLLEGHQVAIDERDVSLHGEFLNELRELLGEEGNVAVPVPRLFVKGRYIGGVDEMAELNESGRLGRMLRLVGMSGTWRQCEGCGGARFVPCLECGGSCKVLKGDKKERCPKCNENGLLMCPRCH, translated from the coding sequence ATGGGGTGCGCCTCGTCAAAGCGGATTGAGGCGACTCTCGCCGTCGATGTCTACCGCCCAGCACCAACAAGCTTCGCCGTTTTCGACATCAACTCCATCGAAGAACCTTGGTTGAAAGCAGATGATCCACAACAGCAACAGGATGAGAAGCCCACGATTCTCCCAGCTCCCATACTGGAGAAGCTTGACGCATTCGAACTGGTATCCAAAGGTCCTCAGTCATGGTCCGAAGTCAGCAAAGCTTTGGAAGATCTCAAACCCACCATCGACAACCCAGTAATCCCAACTCCACTACCACCGCCTAAACCCAATCTCTCCAACTCCAAACCAACTTCACGCAAGTCCCTCCCCTTCCGCACCCTCGAAGAACTCGACTCGAAGCTCCCATCGCCGCCCGAGCCAACccagctcaagaaaccccagtCGATGACCCGTAAGCCCGAGTTGAAGACGACGGAGCAGCCCATCGATTCCGGCGGATATAAGCCAGTGAAAGAGAATATATTCATCTTGAGAGACAAGttggagaaggaaaaagaaggcaACAACTCCAAATTGGATCACCTCCTTACACTTAGAAGGGACCCACTCAGTGATTACAAAGAGAAGTGTCCACCTGGTGGTGCCGATTCGGTGGTGCTCTACACCACCACGTTACGTGGTGTGCGCCGTACGTTCGAAGACTGTAACCGAGCGAGATCGTTATTGGAAGGACATCAAGTGGCTATCGACGAGCGAGACGTGTCCCTGCACGGTGAGTTCCTGAACGAGTTGAGGGAATTGTTGGGTGAAGAGGGGAACGTGGCTGTGCCGGTGCCGAGGCTGTTTGTGAAGGGGAGGTATATTGGAGGGGTAGATGAGATGGCGGAGTTGAACGAGTCGGGTCGACTGGGTCGGATGCTGAGATTGGTGGGGATGAGTGGGACTTGGAGACAGTGTGAAGGGTGTGGGGGTGCAAGGTTTGTGCCGTGCTTGGAGTGTGGAGGAAGCTGTAAGGTATTGAAAGGGGATAAGAAGGAGAGGTGCCCTAAATGCAACGAGAATGGATTACTTATGTGTCCTCGTTGTCACTAG